CGCGAGATCGCCGAAGAAATCGGCGTCTCGTGTTTCCCGCAGCAAAAAATATGGCATAGCCAGACATCTTGGGGGACCGACGTCGCCTGGTGGGCGGCGGAGATTGCCGAGGACGCCCAGATCGAGATCAACCTGGACGAAGTCGCCGAGTATTTCTGGCTACGCCCGGCCGAGTTGCACGCGCACGTCGACTTGCTGCCGAGCAACCACGAGTTTCTTTCCGCCTGGAAAGCCCAGACCTTTACGATCGCCGACTTTAGCGATCCTTTCGCTCGGCATGCTGACGATTGAAGACCTCAGGATCGAACGGATCGCGGGCCTGGTACTCTCGATTTGATTTGGGGGACATCGTCGTCGGCGCGGCTGCCGCCGGAGGCTGCACAGGAGCCTGCCGCAAACGAACCGGCAGTTGGGTTGGCATCGGCGTTTGCGCCGCCGAAGGAATCGGCGTCAGCACATCCTGGTAACCGACCTGCTGGATCGGCTGCTGCTGGGCGGGGCGAAGATCGCCGCGCGGCTGCACCGATTGGGTCCAAGCCCGCAGCGCCGCCAATTGCCGCGGCCAAGCATTGGTCTTGGTATTGATGCGGCCGTCATGGGTGTCGTACAGCACTTCCAACAAGGGAATCGACCCATTTTTGAGCTGCGCCACTTCGTAGGTCGCCATCATGTTGCGTAACGTCAGACGTCGCGGCATCACCCCCCGACCGCTGCTTTGAATCAGCTGAAACTCGGAGGTTGCCGCTGGGCCGTGACAAGCCGACGCCGAGCAGGCGTTCAGCAGCACCGGCTGTACGATCGTCGCAAACTGGCCGGCCGCCTGCGGATGGAATTGTTTGGCGAAATCTTCGAGCGTCTCGTCGCTGATCACGCTCGGGCGGTTCGCCGCAGGAATTTCCTCAACCGCCGAGGTCATGGCGATTTCGGGCCGTTTGGTCAGCGAATCGAGCCGCCGCCGCGAGAGCTGCGCGACCGGATTATCGGGCTCCGAGCGTTCGACAAACCGCAAATGTTCGTCCGCTTCCGAAAAAAGTTCGGCTCGAATGCACCACTGCGCGATCTCTAGCCGCCCAGCTATCGTATCGAGAGATACTTGTCCGCAGCGGTACTGGTGCGCCTCGGCCATCGAAACGCAGCGATGCTGCACCGATCGAGCCGGCACTCGTACGACCGCATCCTCGTTGATAGCAACGACATACGCGTCTCCAGACACCGTAATGGCTCCCTGGATTGTGTTGCCATTGCTCAGCAACAAGACGCCGCGGGTCGGTCCGATCCACCCTTCCTGGCTATAGGCGGGAAGGGCAGTCGCAAACGAGAACAGTAAGATGATGAGTAGGCGTTTCATGGGGGTCGGAGGCTATCGATCTGACCGAGACGCGTCAATTGCAGTTTGCCCCCCGGCTTAGGTGCAATTGTGAAGAGAATTTCACTAAAATCCGCACAACCCGTTTGATGACAACAACTTCCGGCTTTGTTCGGCTACTAGCAATCCGAACCCGCCGCAATTATATTGAGGCTTTCCCCGCTTCAAGCTGGCACGAGTGCAGCGAAATGAATGACAGCTGGGTGCGACACGAGACGATTTTCGTCGGTCGCGTACAGGGAGTCGGTTTTCGCGCGACGGCGCAAAATATTGCCCGCCGCTATCCTGTGGTTGGGTTCGTCCAGAATCAGCCGGACGGTTCGGTCCGCCTACTGATCGAAGGCGATCCCGAAACGTGCCGCCAGGTGGTGTATCACATCGCCGACCAGATGGAAGAGTTTATTGCCGAACGAAAAACGGAGTCGAGCGACGCCACCGGCGAGTTCGTATCGTTCGACATCCGCACATAAATGCTGAGACGTACATCAAGCCTTTTCTCCCGTAATCTTCTCTTCAGCTCAGGACGATACGACGCGCCATGACGCCACTTCTTGCATTTTTTCACATGTCGTCGAAGAACTTCGCCCACTGGGTCACTTCGCTTTGGCTCTTCGGCATTGGGGTGATTTTGGCCGGCCTGGTCGTCTTTGTCGTCTGGTCGCTGCTCAAAGCAGTCGCGCCGAAATACGCCGATCGTTGCACCGAGGCGATCCGCGGCTCGATTCTGTTTCCGATCACGATGGTGATGCTCATCTGGGCCGCTATCGGCATCTTGGGAACGTTCGCCGTGCAGGAACCGGCCTCGATCCTCAACTCACTCCGCCGACTTCCCTACGCCGGCGCCACCGATCACAAGATTGAAATTCCGGCCCTCGCCCAGCTGAACGAGGATGGCAGCGTGCCGGCCAATCCGCTCGAAATCACCGTCGACTCCGACGAACTGGCCAAACTGAACATCAGCGCCGACGGGCGTTTCGACCTAGTCGCCCGGATCATTGGCGAACCGGAAGACGTGGCGACCTACACCATCCGCGAAGGTTCGGACTGGCAATGGTCGCGCGGCGACAAGGCGTTCCTGTCGCGCAAGCTGCCGCCGGGACAGATGGTTGAGTTCTACGCTCGCAACGATAGCGATCAGCCGATCGAAGGGATCATGACCGTCACGATCGAGCCGGAACATGTCGAAGCGGTTTCGATCTTCCAGACCGCGCTGATCGTCGCGTCGCTCTACTTCATCTACTTCGCCTACTCGATGTTCTTCCCGAAGACCGCCGCCATTTCCGAAGCGACGGCCACCTCCGAGATCTCGCAGTTGCTCTTCATGCTCTGTGCGGTGATTGGCTGCTTGTTCATGATCGTGGCGATTTACTTGCCCTATCAGACGTTCGGCGAAGACATCAAGGTGCTCAAGCACACCGGCCTGCAGGTGATGTTGATCCTGGGCATGGTGGTCGCGATCTGGGCTTCCAGCACGTCGATCTCGGACGAAATTGAAGGGAAGACCGCGTTGACCTTGCTCTCGAAGCCGGTCAGCCGCCGTCAGTTCATCATCGGCAAGTTCCTGGGAATCGTCGGCGTCGTCGCGGTCCTGTTTGTGATGATCACCCTCTTCTTCCTGCCGGCAGTCGCCAGCAAGCCGATGTTCGACTCCCGCGAAGGCGCCACCTTCGAGTACGAACGCTTCGGCGAAAAAGGGATCTCGTGGCAGTTGCTGCATGAAGAAACGGTCGACGTCGTCCCCGGCGTTGTGCTCGTCTTCCTCGAAACGGTCGTCCTGGCCTCGGTCAGCGTCGCCATTTCGACCCGCCTGCCGATGATCGCCAACTTCCTGATCACTTTTGGCGTCTATGCTATGGGGCACTTAACGCCAGCGATCATGCAGGTGTCAGCGCAAGGGTTTGAACCGGTAAAATTTGTCGCCAGTTTGTTGGCGACCGTCTTGCCGGTGCTGGAGAACTTCGAGATTTACGGCGCCATTTCGGCCGGTCGAGAAGTCCCCTTAGAGTACATCGGCCTCTCCGCGTGCTTCGCCATCCTGTATAGCCTGATGGCGATGTTCCTGGCGCTGATCTTGTTTGAAGATCGCGACCTGGCGTAACGCCGACGCGGTCGAAGAGAAAAACAAAAAGGACGCTGCCAACGTAGCGTCCTTTTTTCATTGTTATTCGCATAGTAGCCCGCAGCGCGAGCGAGGGAAAAGCGGCCGCCAATCGAGCGAACTTCGAAGCTCAAACGTCCACGCTACCAGCGCTCAAGAAACTCCTCCGCCAACTCCGCAAACAGCTCGCCCGGCTCACAGCCTCGCGACTCTGCTAATCGGGAAATTGCAAACGCGCAACCTTTGGCGGCCGGCTCGCCATGTTCTTCATAGATCCAATGGGCAAAGCGCAGATTAAAAGCGTCATCGCGCTCAATCACGCCCAGGTCCTGGAAAGCGAAGCGATGGCCGAAAAGCGTCGCCTCGAACTCCGACAACGTTCGATAATACATCGCCGGTAACCGGATCGCCTCTCGCACCAATTCCCCGCACGATTTTTTGTAGTCCACAACAGTGGGCGAAATCATGTAGATCTTTCGAGGCGCCGGATTTTGCTCCAATTATCCGCAA
The genomic region above belongs to Blastopirellula retiformator and contains:
- a CDS encoding NUDIX domain-containing protein; the encoded protein is MTSHPYNRQTPSVRRKAAVAVIVRQRRLLVIRRSQNVPAPGKLCFPGGGIQPNESEQEAVVREIAEEIGVSCFPQQKIWHSQTSWGTDVAWWAAEIAEDAQIEINLDEVAEYFWLRPAELHAHVDLLPSNHEFLSAWKAQTFTIADFSDPFARHADD
- a CDS encoding acylphosphatase; amino-acid sequence: MNDSWVRHETIFVGRVQGVGFRATAQNIARRYPVVGFVQNQPDGSVRLLIEGDPETCRQVVYHIADQMEEFIAERKTESSDATGEFVSFDIRT
- a CDS encoding ABC transporter permease, whose amino-acid sequence is MTPLLAFFHMSSKNFAHWVTSLWLFGIGVILAGLVVFVVWSLLKAVAPKYADRCTEAIRGSILFPITMVMLIWAAIGILGTFAVQEPASILNSLRRLPYAGATDHKIEIPALAQLNEDGSVPANPLEITVDSDELAKLNISADGRFDLVARIIGEPEDVATYTIREGSDWQWSRGDKAFLSRKLPPGQMVEFYARNDSDQPIEGIMTVTIEPEHVEAVSIFQTALIVASLYFIYFAYSMFFPKTAAISEATATSEISQLLFMLCAVIGCLFMIVAIYLPYQTFGEDIKVLKHTGLQVMLILGMVVAIWASSTSISDEIEGKTALTLLSKPVSRRQFIIGKFLGIVGVVAVLFVMITLFFLPAVASKPMFDSREGATFEYERFGEKGISWQLLHEETVDVVPGVVLVFLETVVLASVSVAISTRLPMIANFLITFGVYAMGHLTPAIMQVSAQGFEPVKFVASLLATVLPVLENFEIYGAISAGREVPLEYIGLSACFAILYSLMAMFLALILFEDRDLA